In Fusobacterium canifelinum, a genomic segment contains:
- a CDS encoding O-antigen ligase family protein, with protein sequence MNINNKKYEFLNNLIVVSMLVYLFFLSRRGGNTKDIISIFIMFLIFIYSFKNGIKGYLMHKRDIIISVIYLILVSISYIIVDEKGNDKFYVFSHATIFSIGFMLVLLNYKLNNKYVKYILPILLLISISPIYKGIIDVYEHLDVIISYRIVGNTSTPKYAAELVIYLFLGLFSFIYYRNIYIKIILACYTITVLILVFFTQSRGSFLAIPATIILIFTILDWKKGLLAVIITFALMFSLFKYTSKTDKVRVVNRIESSIMTKEKIKKDARFTIFSDGIKEAKNYPIIGKGFFFYKGQKLHSADENIDHYHNNFIETAVTQGLLTLGVYIIFLINLFMSMLKNYLKENNRLKKYIKLFTISTFVFINFYGLIEVSFYFEKIYQLVFTIIAISFIIDNKDSIDG encoded by the coding sequence ATGAATATTAATAATAAAAAATATGAATTTTTAAATAATTTGATAGTAGTTTCAATGCTAGTGTATCTATTTTTTTTATCTCGTAGAGGTGGAAATACAAAAGATATTATTTCAATATTTATAATGTTTTTAATCTTTATTTATTCTTTTAAAAATGGTATAAAGGGATATTTAATGCATAAAAGAGATATTATAATTAGTGTTATTTACCTTATTCTAGTTAGTATTTCTTATATTATTGTTGATGAAAAAGGAAATGATAAATTTTATGTTTTTTCACATGCAACAATATTTAGTATAGGATTTATGTTAGTTTTATTAAATTATAAATTAAATAATAAATATGTAAAATACATACTACCAATATTATTATTAATTTCAATTTCTCCAATTTATAAAGGGATTATAGATGTTTATGAACATTTAGATGTTATAATATCTTACAGAATAGTAGGTAACACATCTACCCCAAAGTATGCAGCAGAACTTGTAATATATTTGTTTCTAGGTTTATTCTCTTTCATCTATTATAGAAATATATATATAAAAATCATATTAGCTTGCTACACAATAACTGTTTTGATACTAGTATTTTTTACTCAATCAAGAGGAAGTTTTTTGGCAATTCCAGCAACAATAATTTTAATTTTTACTATACTAGATTGGAAAAAAGGTTTACTTGCTGTAATTATAACTTTTGCACTTATGTTTTCTTTATTTAAATATACAAGTAAGACAGATAAGGTTAGAGTAGTGAACAGAATAGAAAGTTCAATTATGACTAAAGAAAAGATAAAAAAAGATGCAAGATTTACAATATTTTCAGATGGAATTAAAGAAGCTAAAAATTACCCAATTATTGGAAAAGGATTTTTTTTCTATAAAGGTCAAAAGTTGCACTCAGCTGATGAAAATATAGATCACTATCATAATAATTTTATAGAAACTGCTGTAACTCAGGGATTATTAACATTAGGTGTATATATTATTTTTTTAATAAATCTTTTTATGAGTATGCTAAAAAATTATTTAAAAGAGAATAATAGATTGAAAAAATATATTAAATTGTTTACAATTTCTACTTTTGTATTTATTAATTTTTATGGTTTAATTGAAGTAAGTTTTTATTTTGAAAAAATATATCAATTAGTTTTTACTATTATAGCCATAAGTTTTATTATAGATAACAAGGATAGTATAGATGGATAA
- a CDS encoding sugar phosphate nucleotidyltransferase, producing the protein MNAIIIAAGMGTRLNPITLSTPKPLVKIFGKPMIEKSIEYLLQEGIEEIVIVTGYMKDKFEYLRDKYKEVKLIYNPKYKEYNNIYSFYLAREFLKDSYILDGDIYLTKNIFKKEIDESKYFSKKINMFNNEWQLLLNNDGKIRKVEIGGSENYIMSGISFFTNKDCQKLKKIVEIYVKDEIKLKKYYWDHIIKENIHEFDIGIEKIQDNIIYEIDNLEELVELDKSYKDMLPINSFKNEIQKLKEILISNLKIDLKDIGNIQFIGGMTNKNYLVEINSKKYVLRKPGEGTESIINRHNEKNNLKLVSKINIDSNLYFFDEKSGIKLSEYINNSEMLTPSNVKYNLKEVAFILKKLHNSQIIFPNIFDPFKEMKRYEELINKEDGKFYEGYFELKKEVFKLKEVLKSFNIELVSCHNDTVPENFLKKGDNLFLIDWEYSGLNDPIWDLAAFSIESNLSDDEEKELLDYYFENSINSTIKIRMEVHKICQDFLWSIWTIFKEMNGVSFGEYGIKRLVSAQKRLEDLKLWINLTDME; encoded by the coding sequence ATGAACGCAATAATAATAGCAGCAGGAATGGGAACAAGATTAAATCCTATAACTTTATCAACTCCAAAGCCCTTAGTAAAAATATTTGGAAAACCTATGATAGAAAAAAGTATAGAATATCTTTTACAAGAAGGAATAGAAGAGATTGTTATTGTTACAGGTTATATGAAAGATAAGTTTGAATATCTTAGAGATAAATACAAAGAAGTGAAGCTTATTTACAATCCTAAATATAAAGAGTACAATAACATCTATTCATTTTATTTAGCAAGAGAATTTTTAAAAGATTCATATATTTTAGATGGAGATATTTACTTAACAAAAAATATTTTTAAAAAGGAAATAGATGAATCAAAATATTTTTCTAAAAAAATAAATATGTTTAATAATGAATGGCAGTTATTATTAAACAATGATGGAAAAATAAGAAAAGTAGAAATAGGTGGTTCAGAAAACTATATTATGTCAGGTATTTCATTTTTTACAAATAAAGATTGTCAAAAATTAAAAAAAATTGTTGAAATATATGTAAAAGATGAAATAAAATTAAAAAAATATTATTGGGATCATATAATTAAAGAAAACATTCATGAATTTGATATAGGTATTGAAAAAATTCAAGATAATATAATTTATGAAATTGATAATTTAGAAGAGCTCGTTGAGTTGGATAAAAGTTATAAAGATATGTTACCAATTAATTCTTTTAAAAATGAAATACAAAAATTAAAAGAAATCTTAATATCAAACTTAAAAATTGATTTAAAAGATATAGGAAATATCCAATTTATTGGAGGAATGACAAATAAAAATTATCTAGTTGAAATAAACTCAAAAAAATATGTTTTGAGAAAGCCTGGAGAAGGAACTGAAAGTATAATAAATAGGCATAATGAAAAGAATAATTTGAAGTTGGTATCAAAAATAAACATAGATTCTAATTTGTATTTTTTTGATGAAAAAAGTGGAATTAAATTATCTGAATATATAAATAATTCAGAAATGTTAACACCTAGCAATGTAAAATATAATTTGAAGGAAGTTGCTTTTATTTTAAAAAAATTACATAATTCTCAAATAATATTTCCAAATATATTTGACCCTTTTAAAGAGATGAAAAGATATGAAGAATTAATAAATAAAGAAGATGGAAAATTCTATGAGGGGTATTTTGAGTTAAAAAAAGAAGTTTTTAAATTAAAAGAAGTTTTAAAATCTTTTAATATAGAATTAGTTTCTTGCCATAATGACACTGTTCCAGAAAATTTTTTGAAAAAAGGAGATAATTTATTTCTGATTGACTGGGAATACTCAGGATTAAATGATCCTATATGGGATTTAGCAGCATTTTCAATAGAGTCTAATTTATCAGATGATGAAGAAAAAGAACTTTTAGATTATTATTTTGAAAATAGTATAAATTCAACTATTAAAATAAGAATGGAAGTTCATAAGATTTGTCAGGATTTTTTGTGGAGTATATGGACAATATTTAAAGAAATGAATGGAGTTTCTTTTGGAGAATATGGAATAAAAAGATTAGTTAGTGCCCAAAAAAGATTGGAGGACCTAAAATTATGGATAAATCTTACAGATATGGAGTAA
- a CDS encoding DMT family transporter, which translates to MDKSYRYGVIAGIFSGITWALYTIINNLITKNTIFNSYIEKMFIPVLVIVFLHDFFSSIWLFFYLWRKKKIFELKKTIKSKNIFLIFLGALFGGPIGMSGYLLGIKYMGASYTASFSSTYLIVGTILSVIFLKEKINLKMIIAVLINMVGIFILNFQINEVDSNKISILGIFSLILCIFGWALEGLIASYILKYKNTDIEPSIAIFIRQLTSTIFYSFLIIPYIGAYNLVFIVLKSNIVLYIALISVIGSLSFFLWYYSMSIIGVARGISLNVSYIIWTIIFEIILFNAKFQLNFIVASILFIVSVILIAMSPEEKDIKELEF; encoded by the coding sequence ATGGATAAATCTTACAGATATGGAGTAATTGCAGGAATTTTTTCTGGGATAACTTGGGCTTTATATACAATAATTAATAATTTAATTACTAAAAATACTATTTTTAATTCCTATATAGAAAAAATGTTTATTCCTGTATTGGTAATAGTATTTTTACATGATTTTTTTTCATCAATATGGCTATTCTTCTATTTATGGAGAAAAAAGAAAATTTTTGAATTGAAAAAGACTATAAAATCTAAAAATATATTTTTAATTTTTTTAGGTGCATTATTTGGTGGTCCCATAGGTATGAGTGGCTACCTTTTAGGAATAAAATATATGGGAGCTTCCTATACAGCTTCATTTTCTTCCACATATTTAATTGTAGGAACTATTTTATCAGTAATTTTTTTGAAAGAAAAAATAAACTTAAAGATGATTATAGCTGTACTGATAAATATGGTAGGGATATTTATACTAAATTTTCAAATAAATGAGGTGGATTCAAATAAAATCTCTATACTAGGTATATTTTCTTTAATATTGTGTATTTTTGGGTGGGCTTTGGAAGGTTTAATAGCTTCTTATATTTTAAAATATAAGAATACAGATATAGAACCTAGCATTGCCATTTTTATAAGACAATTAACCTCAACAATATTTTATAGTTTTTTGATTATACCGTATATAGGAGCTTATAATTTAGTTTTTATAGTTCTTAAATCCAATATTGTTTTGTATATAGCTTTAATTTCAGTAATAGGTTCTCTATCATTTTTTTTATGGTATTATTCTATGTCTATTATAGGTGTTGCAAGAGGAATTTCTTTAAATGTTAGCTATATTATATGGACTATAATTTTTGAAATAATTTTATTTAATGCAAAATTTCAATTAAATTTTATAGTAGCAAGTATTTTATTTATAGTAAGTGTTATTTTAATTGCTATGTCACCTGAAGAAAAAGATATAAAAGAGCTGGAATTTTAA
- a CDS encoding ankyrin repeat domain-containing protein: MKLQDLRDNYKSKTDEERYQYYRTLPLDEKDLFGDTLLDIALNFADVEALKILLERNVDVNEINRNGNRPLHNLILSSEYKNLDDVLSCAELLLDNGASVLRKNDMGETPVLSAIRGNYVEILELFVKRNLKLDLKDSYGNGPLHIAAYSCNSNNEEKKKKIFKLLLDAGIENDIKNDNGYTPIEILANQKVNPILFSILKGEYDFDNPNSTINLTSSMSLHSAILSNNYDVIKAHLEAGTDINEISEENNNSYGLSPLGVACHILDFESVELLLKNGADPNLKNNDGETALSCWFKWNGSIYFTTEKASENTVNKIMKLLLEYDLDINDTIDNQSNNLLIKASEYLSISSISNGKSIPSEVIKFLLKNKVNINLANIEGQTALMILCKTVYRDGIDSIIELLENGADVGSIDKNGYTVLMYTALNTENRVALEIAKLLYDFGDVKISYINNDGQNTMDIAVENNNENLVNWLLTKI; encoded by the coding sequence ATGAAACTTCAAGATTTAAGAGATAACTATAAATCTAAAACAGATGAAGAGAGATATCAGTATTATAGAACTCTTCCACTTGATGAAAAAGATTTATTTGGTGATACTCTTTTAGATATTGCTTTAAATTTTGCAGATGTAGAAGCTTTAAAAATTCTTTTAGAAAGAAATGTTGATGTAAATGAAATTAATAGAAATGGGAATCGTCCTCTGCATAATTTAATTTTATCATCTGAATATAAAAACTTAGATGATGTCCTAAGTTGTGCTGAACTTTTATTAGATAATGGAGCAAGTGTACTTAGAAAAAACGATATGGGAGAAACTCCTGTTTTAAGTGCTATTAGAGGAAATTACGTTGAAATTTTAGAGCTTTTTGTAAAGAGAAATCTAAAATTAGATTTAAAAGATAGCTATGGGAATGGACCTCTACATATTGCAGCCTACTCTTGTAATTCTAACAATGAAGAAAAAAAGAAAAAAATATTTAAACTTCTTTTAGATGCAGGAATTGAAAATGATATAAAAAATGATAATGGGTATACTCCTATTGAAATATTAGCAAATCAAAAGGTTAATCCAATATTATTCTCAATTTTAAAAGGTGAGTATGATTTTGATAATCCTAATAGTACAATAAATTTAACTTCTTCAATGAGTTTACATAGTGCTATTTTATCCAATAACTATGATGTTATAAAAGCTCATCTGGAAGCAGGAACAGATATCAATGAAATATCAGAAGAAAATAATAACTCTTATGGTTTAAGCCCACTAGGAGTTGCTTGCCATATTTTAGATTTTGAAAGTGTTGAATTGCTTCTAAAAAATGGTGCTGACCCAAATTTAAAGAACAATGATGGTGAAACTGCTCTCTCATGTTGGTTTAAATGGAATGGTTCAATCTATTTTACAACTGAAAAAGCTAGTGAGAATACTGTTAATAAAATAATGAAGTTATTATTAGAATATGACTTAGATATCAATGACACTATTGATAATCAAAGTAACAATCTTCTTATAAAAGCTAGTGAATACCTTAGTATTTCAAGTATATCAAATGGAAAATCTATTCCAAGTGAAGTTATAAAATTTTTATTAAAAAATAAAGTTAATATTAATTTAGCTAATATTGAAGGGCAGACTGCCCTTATGATTTTGTGTAAAACTGTATATAGAGATGGAATAGATTCTATTATTGAATTACTTGAAAATGGTGCTGATGTAGGAAGTATTGATAAAAATGGATATACTGTTCTTATGTATACAGCTTTAAATACTGAAAATAGAGTAGCTTTAGAAATAGCAAAATTATTATATGATTTTGGAGATGTAAAAATTTCCTATATAAATAATGATGGGCAAAATACTATGGATATTGCTGTTGAAAATAATAATGAAAATCTTGTAAATTGGTTATTAACAAAAATTTAA